Within the Bacillus mesophilus genome, the region GCCGATAATCCGTTGAAAGTCACGAACCATCTTTGGATATGGATGTGGTCCTACTACAGAACCAATCATATAAAAATGGTCGTCACAATTAGCAACCCAGTATCTAATCGCTTCATTAGTAGCATCCTTTAGCGTTCTATTTCCACTCATAACAGGAACGACAGTAGCACCTAAAAGCTTCATTCTAAATACGTTTAAGGATTGACGTTTAACATCTTCCTCACCCATAAAGACGATGCATTCCATACCGAATTTAGCCGATACAGTTGCTGCTGCAACACCATGCTGACCTGCTCCTGTTTCCGCGATAATTTTCTTCTTGCCCATTCGCTTTGCTAACAAAGCCTGGCCAAGAGCGTTATTGATTTTATGAGCACCTGTATGGTTTAGATCTTCTCTTTTAAGGTAAATTTTAGCTCCACCCAATTGCGATGTAAGATGGTCAGCGAAAGTAAGAGCAGTTGGTCGCCCTGAATAATTCTTTAAAAGTGAAATATATTCTTCACGGAATGCTTCATCTGAATTCGCCTCATCTAAAGCTTTTTCAATTTCTTCTAGTGGATTCATTAATGTTTCTGGAACAAACTTCCCTCCAAATTCACCAAATCGTCCAAATTTATCAGGATATGTTGTTGTTAACATAGTAATCAACCTCATTTTCTATTCTCTGTATTAAATCCTTATTCTTTTGCTCATTTACTTCTATACCAGAAGCAAGATCAATACCGATAGGATTAAATTCTAAGAGTTCTTTTATATTTTCGACCTTTACTCCACCGGCAATAAAGCACGGTACTCCTTGTATTTCGGCTTCCTTTAGATAGTTTGGAATAGATGCCCAGTCAAAGGATTGACCAGTACCTCCCCATGCCTTTGGAGATTTAGTATCCACGACATAACCATCTGCAATAGATTGAAAGGTTCTCATATATTCCAATGACGTATCATCATGATGAATAGCTTTCCATACAACTAGTCCTGTAGCTTTCTTAATCTCCTTTAAATCTGCCGGCGTTTCTATACCGTGGCATTGAATAATCTGTAGTGGAATTTCCTCACATGTTTCCTTAATGGTCTCTAAGCTTTCATTTACAAAAATACCAGCTAGCCGTTTTGTTGGAGGTAATGGTTTTGTCTCTAGCCATGCTTTCACCTGTTCTTTTGTGACGTTTCTTTTACTAGGTGCGAAAATAACACCAAGAACATCAGCCATACTATCTACGACATAACACCAGTCTCCATAGCTTCGGTTTCCACAAAATTTAAGTAGCGGTCTAGTCAACTTTACCTTCTCCAAACAATTTTAAAATACCGTCTCCTGGATTTTTTTCTCTCATAAACGCCTCGCCTACCAATACTGCGTGTGCACCCGCATTCTTCACAAATTGTAAATCCTCGTATGTGTGAAGGCCACTTTCACTGATCACTAAGCTAGATGTTGGTAGATAGGCTATAATTTCTTTTGTATGTTCAAGGCTTGTTTCAAAAGTGGATAAATCCCGGTTATTAATACCAATAATTTTCGGAGCAATTTCTTTTAGTAAGGCTTCTACAGTCTGGATTGAATGAACTTCAACTAAACACTCAATTCCAAGTTCTTGTGCTTCTAAATAGAATTCCTTTAACTTGAGTGGTTCAAGAACTTCTCCAATTAATAAAATAGCATCTGCACCCATATATTTACTTTCAAGAAGCTGCTTTCTATCAACGATGAAATCCTTACGAAGGACTGGTACATTGACCACTTGTTTAACGTTTGATAGATATTGTTTATGTCCTTGAAAGAACTGCTCATCCGTTAGTACAGAAATGGCATCTGCCTTAGCCTCCACATACTGCGTCGCAATACTAACAGGGTGAAAGTCTTCTCTAATTACACCCTTAGAAGGAGACGCCTTTTTCACTTCAGCAATTAAACCGATCTCTCTATTTGCATTCTTAAGTGCTTCATATAAAGAATAATGAGTAAACTCCTGCTCTACTGGGAGCTGAAACTGTTGCATTTCTTCATTTTTAACTTGAATGATTTTA harbors:
- the trpB gene encoding tryptophan synthase subunit beta, with amino-acid sequence MLTTTYPDKFGRFGEFGGKFVPETLMNPLEEIEKALDEANSDEAFREEYISLLKNYSGRPTALTFADHLTSQLGGAKIYLKREDLNHTGAHKINNALGQALLAKRMGKKKIIAETGAGQHGVAAATVSAKFGMECIVFMGEEDVKRQSLNVFRMKLLGATVVPVMSGNRTLKDATNEAIRYWVANCDDHFYMIGSVVGPHPYPKMVRDFQRIIGDEAREQFLEKEGKLPDTVVACVGGGSNAAGMFYPFLEDPVKLVGVEAAGLGVDTEHHAATITKGTTGVIHGSLTYLLQDENGQIIEPYSISAGLDYPGIGPEHAYLASVERVNYVSVTDGEALEALQTLTKTEGILPAIESAHALSSAFKLAKEMDPSQTILVCLSGRGDKDVHTLMERMEGEA
- the trpC gene encoding indole-3-glycerol phosphate synthase TrpC, with the protein product MLSKIIQVKNEEMQQFQLPVEQEFTHYSLYEALKNANREIGLIAEVKKASPSKGVIREDFHPVSIATQYVEAKADAISVLTDEQFFQGHKQYLSNVKQVVNVPVLRKDFIVDRKQLLESKYMGADAILLIGEVLEPLKLKEFYLEAQELGIECLVEVHSIQTVEALLKEIAPKIIGINNRDLSTFETSLEHTKEIIAYLPTSSLVISESGLHTYEDLQFVKNAGAHAVLVGEAFMREKNPGDGILKLFGEGKVD
- a CDS encoding phosphoribosylanthranilate isomerase, with the protein product MTRPLLKFCGNRSYGDWCYVVDSMADVLGVIFAPSKRNVTKEQVKAWLETKPLPPTKRLAGIFVNESLETIKETCEEIPLQIIQCHGIETPADLKEIKKATGLVVWKAIHHDDTSLEYMRTFQSIADGYVVDTKSPKAWGGTGQSFDWASIPNYLKEAEIQGVPCFIAGGVKVENIKELLEFNPIGIDLASGIEVNEQKNKDLIQRIENEVDYYVNNNIS